From Caretta caretta isolate rCarCar2 chromosome 16, rCarCar1.hap1, whole genome shotgun sequence, the proteins below share one genomic window:
- the EDF1 gene encoding endothelial differentiation-related factor 1 isoform X3: MTSSGRRTFECAILAAQRRGEDVETSKKWAAGQNKQHSITKNTAKLDRETEELHHDRVPLEVGKVIQQGRQSKGLTQKDLATKINEKPQVIADYECGRAIPNNQVLGKIERAIGLKLRGRDIGKPLEAGPKGK; encoded by the exons GCAATCTTAGCAGCTCAGAGAAGAGGAGAAGATGTAGAGACCTCCAAGAAAT GGGCAGCAGGCCAAAACAAGCAGCATTCTATCACTAAGAACACAGCTAAGCTGGATCGGGAGACAGAGGAGCTGCACCATGACAGAGTCCCCCTTGAGGTGGGCAAAGTAATCCAGCAGGGCCGACAGAGCAAGGGCCTGACACAAAAGGATTTGGCCACG aaaataaatgaaaaaccaCAAGTTATTGCTGACTACGAATGCGGAAGAGCAATCCCCAACAACCAGGTTCTGGGCAAGATCGAAAGAGCCATCG GCCTTAAGCTACGTGGAAGGGATATTGGAAAACCACTTGAAGCTGGCCCAAAAGGGAAATGA